A stretch of the Argentina anserina chromosome 6, drPotAnse1.1, whole genome shotgun sequence genome encodes the following:
- the LOC126798487 gene encoding putative cyclic nucleotide-gated ion channel 8: protein MYKSQYIGGQKEKFVRLDDLDTMSMSSDTGKVKKCGFNIEGLAFTDRRKRKSRSVNFGFPRGSDGLMTIGRSIRTGVTRAVFPEDLKVSEKRIFDPQDKSLLLWNRLFVISCIFAIAIDPLFFFLPIFNKTQDCLSIDKSLAATSITLRTLIDVFYLFRMALQFRTAYIAPSSRVFGRGELVIDSAEIARRYIHRYFLVDLLSVIPAPQIVVFIYLHGNGAAVLTTKQALLYIVSFQLIPRFARLLALNSDLKKSAGSFAETAWAGAAYYMLWFMLAAQVTGAAWYLMAVERYDTCWRNKCEETDKCQVEFLYCGSENMRGYAAWDKIKDEVLNKSCSGGEDNTDFDFGIFKTAVSSEVISSTNFGEKFLYCLWFGLKSLSTLGQGLETSTFPLENIFSIGVGVFGLILFALLIGNIQTYLQSLTIRLEEMRIKRRDSEQWMHHRWLPQDLRERVRRYDQYKWLETRGVDEENIVSSLPKDLRRDIKRHLCLNLVRRVPLFTNMDERLLDAICERLKPSLCTENTFIVREGDPVVEMLFIIRGRLESVTTDGGRTGFYNRGLLQEGDFCGEELLTWALDPKAGSNLPSSTRTVKAITEVEAFALEAEELKFVSTQFRHLHSRQVQYTFRFYSQQWRTWAACFIQAAWRHYRRRVAAEKQREEEEGFGYSDGDDDNGGGGGGDSKGGTRKHGLGAALLASRFAANALRGHRLRSSGRRELLKLQKPPEPNFSAYDDK, encoded by the exons ATGTACAAGTCGCAGTATATTGGAGGTCAGAAGGAGAAATTTGTGAG GCTAGATGATTTGGATACAATGTCAATGAGTTCAGATACCGGTAAAGTGAAGAAATGTGGATTTAATATAGAGGGTTTGGCTTTCACTGATcgtagaaaaagaaaatcgaGGTCAGTTAATTTCGGATTTCCGAGGGGATCAGATGGACTAATGACAATTGGTAGATCAATAAGAACTGGGGTCACCCGAGCAGTGTTTCCAGAAGATCTTAAAGTTTCGGAAAAAAGGATATTTGATCCACAAGACAAATCCCTCCTGCTATGGAACAGGCTGTTTGTCATATCATGTATCTTTGCGATAGCCATTGAccctctgtttttttttctccctaTATTCAATAAGACACAGGATTGCCTCTCTATCGATAAAAGTTTGGCAGCCACAAGTATAACTCTGCGTACTCTGATAGATGTTTTCTACCTCTTCCGCATGGCTTTACAGTTTCGTACAGCTTATATTGCACCATCGTCTAGGGTGTTTGGAAGAGGAGAACTTGTGATAGATTCTGCAGAGATAGCGCGGCGATATATTCACCGTTACTTCCTTGTTGATCTTTTGTCTGTCATACCGGCACCCCAG ATTGtggtttttatatatttgcatGGAAATGGCGCAGCTGTGCTGACTACAAAACAAGCATTGCTATACATTGTCTCGTTTCAGTTAATTCCAAGATTTGCCCGCTTATTAGCTTTGAACTCAGACCTTAAGAAGAGTGCAGGTTCTTTTGCTGAAACTGCTTGGGCCGGAGCTGCATACTATATGCTTTGGTTTATGCTTGCTGCTCAA GTCACCGGGGCTGCCTGGTACTTGATGGCTGTAGAACGCTATGATACATGCTGGCGGAATAAGTGTGAGGAGACTGATAAATGTCAAGTAGAATTTTTGTACTGCGGCAGTGAGAACATGCGGGGTTACGCTGCGTGGGACAAAATCAAAGATGAGGTTCTAAATAAGAGCTGCAGCGGGGGAGAAGATAACACTgactttgattttggaatcTTCAAAACCGCTGTATCTTCTGAAGTTATTTCATCCACCAACTTTGGAGAGAAATTTTTGTACTGCTTGTGGTTTGGATTGAAAAGTTTAAG TACCCTTGGCCAGGGCCTTGAGACCAGTACGTTTCCTCTGGAGAATATATTTTCCATAGGGGTAGGCGTTTTTGGCCTCATCCTCTTTGCCCTTCTGATTGGAAATATACAG ACGTATCTTCAGTCTCTCACAATTCGCCTTGAGGAGATGAGAATTAAAAGGCGCGACTCTGAGCAGTGGATGCACCATCGCTGGCTTCCACAAGATCTTAGAGAAAGGGTTCGCCGCTACGATCAATATAAATGGTTAGAGACTCGAGGTGTAGATGAGGAGAACATTGTTTCATCTCTCCCGAAAGATCTCAGGAGGGACATTAAACGTCATCTCTGCTTGAATTTGGTCAGAAGG GTGCCTCTTTTCACCAATATGGATGAGCGGTTGCTTGATGCCATTTGTGAGCGTCTGAAACCAAGTTTATGCACAGAGAACACTTTTATTGTCCGGGAAGGTGACCCTGTAGTAGAGATGTTATTCATCATCCGTGGTCGCCTTGAAAGTGTAACCACAGATGGTGGCAGGACTGGATTCTACAACAGAGGTTTGCTTCAGGAAGGTGACTTTTGTGGAGAAGAGCTCCTAACATGGGCACTGGACCCAAAAGCTGGCTCTAACTTACCATCATCTACTAGAACAGTGAAGGCTATAACCGAGGTTGAGGCATTTGCTTTGGAAGCAGAGGAGTTGAAATTTGTTTCCACTCAGTTTAGGCACCTTCATAGCAGACAGGTACAGTACACCTTCCGGTTTTACTCGCAGCAATGGAGGACTTGGGCAGCCTGCTTTATCCAAGCTGCTTGGCGCCACTATAGGAGAAGGGTGGCTgcagaaaaacaaagagaagaggaggaagGATTTGGATACAGTGACGGAGATGATGataatggtggtggtggtggtggtgattcCAAAGGCGGTACTCGTAAACATGGGCTTGGTGCCGCACTGCTTGCATCTCGCTTTGCAGCAAATGCTCTTCGTGGACACAGGCTTCGCAGTTCAGGCAGGAGAGAGCTACTGAAGCTGCAGAAGCCCCCCGAACCAAACTTCTCGGCTTATGATGATAAGTAA
- the LOC126798486 gene encoding putative receptor-like protein kinase At1g80870, with product MPSRPFPPSSPQLPILGPPNFLTKTRVLFLALTISASLVIVSSIVYFVYHLWHSLVDRAKTIPYDSSAPLKLERFSYKELKNASNEFDSANVIGKGGSGTVFRGILKCGKLIAIKKLDALNLQTEREFQSELQILGGLRSPFLVTLLGYCVEKDHRILVYEYMPNRSLQESLFGDSVLSLGWERRFEIITDVARALEFLHLGCNPPVIHGDIKPSNILLDFDNRAKISDFGLSRIKVEGEFGVDMFSQDLGKSQELWKSQELSGTLAVDTSPAIGTPVESANEVDFALALQASTSKNSRKCCNVKALNLNSVNYNANVTYESEVKSSDAKGKEVSSVDFGGDEWNNRFVPYDDELSSVDHSKDLGFIAGSAVDDAEDAKQWGKDWWWKQDGSSELCSKDYVTEWIGSQICPSSNPDWDDDKKSIPDQKSDLDMPSPVDKLENGNGAHVQQFGFGNLRKEFEQNESKGRKNRKRKPRKMQEWWKEEHLAEISKKGSNQKNLEAKWKKGFKMPRFDIGKWSHFHRKRKLREQSQEKSDQNGEFSFRRGWKKNNAHSVGSDMWSGDLFSRELSSTTSMRGTLCYVAPEYGGCGYLMEKADIYSLGVLILVVVSGRRPLHVLASPMKLEKANLKSWCRQLAQAGNILELVDERLKDEYNKGQASLCINLALSCLQKMPELRPDIGEIVKILKGEMDLPLLPFEFSPSPPSRLYSRSRSRRKQTTAE from the coding sequence ATGCCTTCAAGACCTTTCCCTCCTTCAAGTCCTCAACTTCCCATTTTAGGCCCACCCAATTTCCTAACCAAGACCAGGGTCTTGTTCTTGGCTCTCACAATCTCAGCTTCATTAGTGATAGTCTCATCCATTGTCTACTTTGTCTATCACCTGTGGCATTCCCTTGTGGACAGAGCCAAGACAATCCCATATGATTCAAGTGCACCTTTGAAGCTTGAGAGATTCTCATACAAGGAGCTCAAGAATGCCTCCAATGAGTTTGATTCAGCCAATGTCATAGGCAAGGGTGGCTCTGGGACTGTCTTCAGAGGTATACTCAAGTGTGGTAAGTTGATTGCTATTAAAAAGTTGGATGCTTTGAATTTGCAGACTGAGAGAGAGTTTCAGAGTGAGTTgcagattcttggggggttaaGATCACCTTTTCTGGTGACCCTTTTGGGTTATTGTGTTGAAAAGGATCATAGGATTCTGGTTTATGAGTACATGCCTAATAGAAGTCTCCAAGAGTCACTTTTTGGAGATAGTGTTTTGAGTTTGGGTTGGGAGAGGAGGTTTGAGATTATTACAGACGTGGCTAGAGCACTTGAGTTCTTGCATCTGGGATGTAATCCTCCTGTTATACATGGTGATATTAAGCCAAGCAACATTTTGCTTGATTTTGACAACAGAGCAAAGATATCGGATTTTGGGTTGTCAAGGATTAAGGTGGAGGGTGAGTTTGGGGTTGACATGTTTAGCCAGGACTTGGGGAAGAGTCAGGAGCTTTGGAAGAGTCAAGAGCTGTCTGGAACCTTGGCTGTGGATACTTCTCCTGCCATCGGTACACCTGTGGAGAGTGCTAATGAGGTAGATTTTGCTCTTGCTTTACAAGCATCTACATCGAAAAATAGTAGGAAATGCTGTAATGTTAAAGCTTTGAACTTGAATTCTGTGAATTATAATGCTAACGTTACCTATGAGAGTGAGGTGAAGAGTAGTGATGCAAAGGGGAAAGAGGTTTCAAGTGTAGATTTTGGTGGGGATGAATGGAATAACAGGTTTGTGCCTTATGATGATGAGCTTAGTAGTGTTGATCATAGTAAGGATTTGGGTTTTATTGCCGGTTCTGCTGTAGATGATGCAGAGGATGCAAAGCAATGGGGGAAGGACTGGTGGTGGAAGCAAGATGGAAGTAGTGAATTGTGTAGTAAAGATTATGTTACAGAGTGGATTGGGAGTCAGATTTGCCCTTCTTCAAATCCAGATTGGGATGATGACAAGAAGAGCATTCCTGATCAGAAGTCCGATTTAGATATGCCATCTCCAGTTGATAAACTTGAAAATGGAAATGGAGCCCATGTACAacagtttggatttggaaatCTCAGAAAGGAGTTTGAGCAGAATGAATCAAAGGGCAGGAAAAATCGTAAGAGGAAGCCAAGGAAGATGCAAGAATGGTGGAAGGAGGAGCACCTTGCAGAGATTAGCAAGAAGGGTAGCAATCAGAAAAATCTTGAAGCAAAGTGGAAGAAAGGCTTCAAAATGCCGCGTTTTGATATCGGTAAATGGTCTCACTTTCACAGGAAAAGGAAATTGAGGGAACAAAGTCAAGAAAAGAGTGATCAAAATGGAGAGTTCAGCTTCAGAAGGGGATGGAAGAAAAATAATGCTCATTCTGTTGGCAGCGACATGTGGAGTGGTGATCTATTTAGCCGTGAGCTAAGCAGCACAACAAGCATGAGAGGGACTTTGTGTTATGTTGCTCCCGAATACGGTGGATGTGGATACTTGATGGAGAAGGCAGACATTTACAGTCTGGGTGTGCTAATCCTTGTGGTTGTGTCTGGTAGACGACCACTACATGTTCTTGCATCGCCCATGAAGCTTGAAAAGGCAAATCTAAAAAGCTGGTGCAGGCAGTTAGCTCAAGCCGGAAACATACTAGAACTTGTAGATGAGAGACTTAAGGATGAGTACAACAAAGGCCAGGCAAGTTTGTGTATAAATTTGGCTCTTTCGTGCTTGCAAAAGATGCCAGAGTTGCGGCCGGACATTGGGGAGATTGTTAAGATCTTGAAAGGAGAGATGGATCTTCCACTACTCCCTTTCGAGTTCTCTCCTTCCCCTCCTTCTAGGTTATACAGCAGGAGCAGGTCAAGGAGAAAACAGACAACTGCAGAGTAG